The following are encoded in a window of Sulfitobacter sp. S190 genomic DNA:
- a CDS encoding DUF1217 domain-containing protein produces the protein MFTPVIPTGGLSGWRFLQETYDKQFAAFSQSIELKRDVDYFRETIGGIGTAEQFVDDRRLMQVALTAFGLEQDLDSKFFIRKILEEGTTNEDALANRFADPRYSDLSAAFGFGPGEFLKTGEPLFAEAIIERFEAVSFEVAAGEQDQSMRFALYAERELGTLAQEDTTNDTKWFTIMGEPPLRSIFETALGLPTEFGQVDIEQQLVVFKERAAKEFGTDEIAQFTDPEAVQDLVTKFLVRDQIKQLGNGFSSGAIALTLLQNSVR, from the coding sequence ATGTTTACCCCCGTCATCCCCACAGGAGGGTTGAGCGGTTGGCGTTTTCTGCAGGAAACGTATGACAAGCAATTCGCCGCTTTCAGTCAGTCAATAGAATTGAAACGCGATGTCGATTATTTCCGCGAAACGATTGGCGGTATCGGGACGGCCGAACAGTTTGTCGATGATCGTCGATTGATGCAGGTTGCCCTGACCGCCTTTGGTCTTGAACAGGATCTGGACAGCAAATTCTTCATCAGAAAAATTCTCGAGGAAGGCACAACAAACGAGGACGCATTGGCAAACCGCTTTGCCGATCCTCGCTATTCCGACCTGTCCGCAGCGTTCGGGTTTGGTCCCGGGGAGTTTCTCAAAACCGGAGAGCCGTTGTTCGCGGAGGCAATTATCGAGCGTTTCGAAGCGGTATCGTTTGAAGTCGCAGCGGGTGAGCAGGACCAGTCAATGCGCTTTGCCCTTTATGCAGAACGCGAACTCGGCACGCTTGCACAAGAAGATACGACAAATGATACCAAGTGGTTCACGATTATGGGCGAACCGCCGCTACGTAGCATCTTTGAAACCGCTCTGGGCTTGCCCACGGAATTTGGTCAGGTCGACATTGAGCAACAGCTGGTCGTCTTCAAGGAACGCGCTGCCAAAGAATTCGGAACGGACGAAATAGCACAATTCACCGATCCGGAAGCGGTCCAGGATCTTGTCACCAAATTTCTCGTGCGCGATCAGATCAAGCAACTTGGAAACGGCTTTTCGTCGGGCGCGATTGCGCTGACTTTGCTTCAGAACAGCGTGCGTTGA
- a CDS encoding flagellin, giving the protein MSSILTNNSAMVALQTLKSINMNLADTQSQISTGKEIASAKDNSAIWAISKVMESDVAGFDAVSDSLAVGGSTVAVAAAGAEQIVETLKEMKELSIAGQSETADFAKIEADMQSKKDQITAIISGSQFNGVNLLATDADGNGATSLTVVASLDRVGTAAPTVTTIDVDTVDFEADIDLAGMTAITDAATAATAFDEIEAMLTEAIDGAAALGASGKRLDDQANFIGKLSDAVKSGIGALVDTDMEAASAKLQALQTQQQLGVQALSIANQAPQTILSLFR; this is encoded by the coding sequence ATGTCGAGTATTCTTACTAACAACAGCGCCATGGTGGCATTGCAGACACTCAAATCGATCAACATGAACCTGGCCGATACCCAAAGCCAGATTTCCACAGGCAAGGAAATTGCCAGTGCGAAAGACAATTCAGCGATCTGGGCGATTTCCAAAGTGATGGAGTCGGACGTCGCGGGTTTCGATGCCGTGTCGGATTCACTTGCCGTGGGCGGATCGACTGTGGCGGTTGCTGCAGCAGGCGCCGAACAGATTGTTGAGACTCTCAAAGAAATGAAAGAGCTATCGATCGCGGGTCAAAGTGAAACTGCCGACTTCGCGAAGATCGAAGCGGATATGCAGTCCAAGAAGGACCAAATCACGGCGATTATCAGCGGGTCGCAATTCAACGGGGTAAACCTTCTTGCAACTGATGCGGACGGCAACGGCGCCACCAGCCTGACAGTCGTCGCTTCGCTTGACCGCGTGGGCACCGCCGCGCCGACAGTGACGACGATCGACGTCGATACCGTCGACTTCGAAGCTGACATTGATCTTGCCGGTATGACCGCAATTACAGACGCGGCCACCGCGGCGACAGCGTTTGACGAGATCGAGGCGATGCTGACAGAAGCAATTGATGGCGCAGCTGCGCTCGGTGCTTCTGGCAAGCGACTTGATGACCAGGCGAACTTCATTGGCAAGCTGAGTGATGCAGTCAAATCTGGTATTGGCGCGTTGGTCGATACGGATATGGAAGCGGCCTCGGCCAAGCTCCAGGCATTGCAGACCCAGCAGCAGCTTGGTGTGCAGGCCTTGTCCATTGCCAATCAGGCACCGCAGACAATCCTGTCGCTCTTCCGTTAA
- a CDS encoding rod-binding protein produces MITSVTPAQVQAPPQDTLLREAAQELEATFLAEMLDAAGLGKSRESFGGGAGEDQFGSFLVQEQARQITKSGGIGLAESIFAALKARNGDE; encoded by the coding sequence GTGATTACATCCGTCACACCGGCGCAGGTTCAGGCGCCCCCGCAAGATACCCTCTTACGCGAGGCCGCGCAGGAGCTTGAGGCCACGTTTCTGGCCGAAATGCTGGACGCCGCGGGCCTCGGCAAAAGCAGAGAATCGTTTGGCGGCGGGGCCGGCGAGGATCAGTTTGGGTCGTTTCTCGTGCAGGAACAGGCAAGGCAGATCACGAAAAGTGGTGGCATCGGTTTGGCCGAATCCATCTTTGCGGCATTGAAGGCGCGTAATGGTGATGAGTGA
- the flaF gene encoding flagellar biosynthesis regulator FlaF, whose amino-acid sequence MDAMTLAQKAYAPTSAPLRSSRSAEYDVIARVTSRMKTAVVQSDFPGLIRAMHENRTLWRKLAIDVADTENSLPKDLRARIFYLAEFTEHHTRKVLRKEDTAIPLLEVNTAILRGLK is encoded by the coding sequence ATGGATGCGATGACCTTAGCTCAGAAAGCCTACGCACCGACGTCGGCACCCCTCAGGTCGAGCCGAAGTGCGGAATATGATGTGATCGCGCGTGTGACGTCACGGATGAAAACCGCCGTTGTTCAAAGCGACTTTCCCGGCCTGATCCGCGCCATGCACGAAAACAGGACGCTTTGGCGCAAGCTCGCCATTGATGTCGCTGATACGGAAAACTCGCTCCCCAAGGATTTGCGGGCGCGTATTTTTTACCTTGCTGAGTTCACAGAACACCATACCCGTAAGGTTCTGCGCAAAGAGGATACGGCGATCCCCTTGCTTGAAGTGAATACGGCAATCTTGCGCGGGCTGAAGTAG
- the flbT gene encoding flagellar biosynthesis repressor FlbT: MSGLVLKLGPKERVLINGAVIENGDRRSKLAIMTPDANILRLRDAIHPEDAKTPVRRAIFALQLVLSGDNDPDTSHVSLLRQIEELSQVFTDPDSRAILAEASTGVISKQHYRALKALRSLLPREDRLLSIRPS; the protein is encoded by the coding sequence ATGAGTGGTTTGGTTTTAAAACTGGGTCCAAAAGAACGGGTACTGATCAACGGCGCAGTCATCGAAAACGGTGATCGCCGTAGCAAGCTGGCCATCATGACGCCGGACGCAAACATTTTGCGGCTACGCGATGCAATCCATCCCGAAGACGCAAAAACACCCGTGCGTCGTGCAATTTTTGCGCTGCAGCTCGTCCTGTCCGGTGACAATGATCCGGACACCTCACATGTCTCCTTGTTGCGGCAAATCGAAGAGTTGAGTCAGGTGTTCACCGATCCCGACAGCCGTGCCATTCTTGCAGAGGCAAGCACCGGCGTCATATCGAAACAGCATTACCGCGCGCTCAAGGCGTTGCGTAGCCTGCTGCCCAGAGAGGATCGCCTTTTGTCGATCCGGCCGTCCTGA